A genomic segment from Luteolibacter ambystomatis encodes:
- the rnhA gene encoding ribonuclease HI: MKRVTVYTDGACRGNPGPGGYGVVLIYGKHRLELSQGYAHTTNNRMELLAAITALEELSEPCEVELHSDSRYVIDALIKNWIKGWKAKGWKTSTGGPVKNQDLWVRLVNASAPHKMTWKWVRGHAGHTENERCDVLAVAAARERNLPEDAGFDG, translated from the coding sequence ATGAAACGGGTAACCGTGTACACCGATGGCGCGTGCCGGGGCAATCCCGGGCCCGGCGGCTATGGCGTGGTGCTGATCTATGGCAAACACCGCCTCGAGCTTTCGCAAGGCTACGCCCATACCACCAACAACCGCATGGAGTTGCTCGCGGCCATCACGGCGCTGGAGGAACTCAGTGAACCCTGCGAGGTGGAGTTGCATTCGGACTCCCGCTATGTGATCGACGCCCTGATCAAGAACTGGATCAAGGGTTGGAAGGCCAAGGGTTGGAAAACCTCCACCGGCGGTCCGGTGAAAAACCAGGATCTGTGGGTGCGCCTCGTGAATGCCTCCGCGCCCCACAAGATGACGTGGAAATGGGTTCGTGGTCATGCGGGCCATACGGAGAACGAGCGCTGCGACGTGCTCGCCGTGGCTGCCGCCAGGGAACGCAATCTGCCGGAAGACGCCGGTTTCGACGGCTGA